A single genomic interval of uncultured Pseudodesulfovibrio sp. harbors:
- a CDS encoding 4Fe-4S dicluster domain-containing protein: MSKTFFIDLTKCTACRGCQVACKQWKKLPAEKTENWGSHQNPKDLSGKTLKLVRFNEVEKDGKMNWLFFPEQCRHCVEPPCLDSMTVPGSIVHDQETGAVVYTSLTAKEPDKESFRNGCPYDIPRINEETGEVVKCDMCIDRVKIGMLPACVQTCPTGAMNFGDRDEMLALAEASLEKAQVKFPDAELIDPDEVRVIYLVQTASEDYYEFLSADASSKQNGPMSRKQFLAKIGRPIKSMKS, encoded by the coding sequence ATGAGTAAGACATTCTTCATCGACCTGACCAAGTGTACGGCCTGCCGCGGTTGTCAGGTTGCCTGCAAGCAATGGAAAAAGCTCCCTGCCGAAAAGACAGAGAACTGGGGTTCCCACCAGAATCCCAAGGACCTCTCCGGCAAGACCCTGAAACTGGTCCGCTTCAACGAAGTCGAAAAGGACGGAAAGATGAACTGGCTGTTCTTCCCGGAACAGTGCCGCCACTGCGTTGAGCCGCCGTGCCTCGATTCCATGACCGTGCCCGGTTCCATCGTGCACGATCAGGAGACCGGTGCCGTGGTCTACACCAGCCTGACCGCCAAGGAACCTGACAAGGAATCCTTCCGCAACGGCTGCCCGTACGACATCCCGCGCATCAACGAGGAAACCGGCGAAGTGGTCAAATGCGACATGTGCATCGACCGCGTGAAGATCGGCATGCTGCCCGCATGCGTGCAGACCTGCCCCACCGGAGCCATGAACTTCGGCGACCGCGACGAAATGCTCGCCTTGGCCGAGGCCAGCCTGGAAAAGGCACAGGTCAAGTTCCCGGACGCCGAACTCATCGACCCGGACGAAGTGCGCGTCATCTACCTCGTACAGACTGCCTCCGAAGACTACTACGAGTTCCTCTCCGCTGACGCGTCTTCCAAGCAGAACGGTCCCATGAGCAGAAAGCAGTTCCTTGCCAAGATCGGCCGCCCGATCAAAAGCATGAAGAGCTGA
- a CDS encoding NifB/NifX family molybdenum-iron cluster-binding protein, with amino-acid sequence MIIAIPTSRPDLDGSVEHKLGTAAHLLIVETDDMSFEALDGPPRSSGPGAGVAAVSLAVSKGAQALLVGHVAPHLVNAMQKQSVDVVTGVSGTAAEAVADYLASREEAGGTEKVEPQEWLAPEEWREAVHKSLRQFHSLLPRLIGVILLLGLFRGVVSRENLLSLFSGSILEDSLWGGAVGSILAGNPVNSYVIGESLLQFGVGVAGAMALMLTWVNVGVIQLPAEAAALGWRFTLLRNGIGFVVAVFMALCVGLWAGGLA; translated from the coding sequence ATGATAATAGCCATTCCGACTTCCCGTCCCGATCTGGACGGTTCCGTGGAACACAAGCTGGGGACCGCCGCCCATCTGCTGATAGTAGAAACCGACGACATGTCCTTCGAGGCTTTGGACGGGCCGCCCCGCTCATCCGGTCCCGGAGCCGGAGTCGCCGCTGTTTCCCTTGCCGTGAGCAAGGGGGCACAGGCGCTCCTTGTGGGGCATGTTGCACCGCATCTCGTCAACGCCATGCAGAAACAGTCCGTAGATGTCGTCACAGGCGTATCGGGCACTGCTGCCGAGGCCGTAGCCGACTATTTGGCGTCCCGCGAGGAAGCCGGGGGGACGGAGAAAGTCGAGCCGCAGGAGTGGCTCGCACCGGAAGAGTGGCGGGAGGCGGTCCACAAGAGTCTGCGCCAGTTTCATTCCCTTCTGCCCCGGCTCATCGGCGTAATTCTGCTGCTGGGATTGTTCAGAGGGGTTGTTTCTCGTGAGAACCTGCTTTCGCTTTTTTCCGGCTCGATTCTCGAAGATTCACTTTGGGGAGGCGCAGTAGGCAGCATACTGGCCGGAAATCCCGTGAACAGCTACGTCATTGGTGAGAGCCTTCTGCAATTCGGCGTGGGAGTGGCGGGGGCAATGGCCCTGATGCTGACATGGGTCAACGTGGGGGTGATTCAGTTGCCTGCCGAGGCCGCTGCTCTGGGGTGGCGTTTTACACTGCTTCGCAACGGAATTGGCTTTGTCGTGGCGGTGTTTATGGCTTTGTGCGTTGGCCTGTGGGCAGGAGGGCTGGCATGA
- a CDS encoding redoxin domain-containing protein, whose protein sequence is MQRTRTIILTICALFTLTSAALAGTPFPDVDLKGQLTAEQKEYLGVTTDTFKVSDIKADYLFVEAFSMYCPICQRDAPKINELYDIISKMDTAKSIKFIGLATGNTGFETAFYQKKYDVRFPLFEDADYVIHGALDEIGTPSFYVVKKTGSTLETLFFKEGEAKDKDVLLQAIKQATGLK, encoded by the coding sequence ATGCAACGGACAAGAACCATCATATTGACGATCTGCGCCCTGTTTACCCTGACGTCCGCAGCACTTGCCGGGACACCGTTCCCGGACGTGGACCTCAAGGGCCAACTGACTGCCGAGCAGAAGGAATATCTCGGCGTGACGACCGACACGTTCAAGGTCTCGGACATCAAGGCGGACTACCTGTTCGTCGAGGCCTTCAGCATGTACTGTCCCATCTGTCAGAGAGATGCACCGAAAATAAACGAACTGTATGATATCATATCAAAAATGGATACAGCGAAATCAATCAAGTTCATCGGCCTTGCCACAGGCAACACCGGTTTTGAAACCGCGTTCTACCAAAAGAAATACGATGTCCGATTTCCGCTCTTCGAAGATGCGGACTACGTCATTCACGGAGCGCTTGACGAAATCGGAACGCCTTCGTTCTATGTCGTCAAAAAAACCGGTTCAACTCTTGAGACACTCTTTTTCAAGGAGGGTGAAGCCAAGGACAAGGACGTCCTGCTGCAAGCCATCAAACAAGCCACAGGCCTGAAATAG
- a CDS encoding peroxiredoxin — MRLHILSTLALILLVSTAFAGKMETYDAGQLKPTDSTLKVAVGDTAPDFELPAVQGGKIRLSDYRGKNTIVLSFVPAAWTPVCSDQWPGYNIAQEMFAAHGAIIVGISVDNIPSQHAWSEAMNTLTFPVLSDFWPHGAVADSFGVLRTDGMAERALFVIDKKGIIRYIDVHDINKRPDLGLLLEQVEKAAR, encoded by the coding sequence ATGCGATTGCACATTCTGAGCACACTGGCGCTCATCCTGCTTGTCTCAACGGCTTTTGCCGGGAAAATGGAGACCTATGATGCCGGGCAACTCAAACCCACGGACTCCACGCTCAAGGTTGCGGTGGGCGACACGGCACCGGACTTCGAACTGCCCGCCGTTCAGGGCGGCAAAATACGCCTGAGCGACTACCGGGGCAAAAACACCATTGTCCTTTCCTTTGTACCCGCCGCGTGGACCCCGGTCTGCTCGGACCAGTGGCCTGGATACAACATCGCGCAGGAGATGTTCGCGGCTCATGGTGCCATCATCGTCGGCATCTCGGTGGACAACATCCCGTCCCAACACGCATGGTCCGAAGCCATGAACACCCTCACCTTCCCGGTGCTCTCGGATTTCTGGCCACATGGCGCGGTCGCCGACTCCTTCGGCGTCCTCCGCACCGACGGCATGGCGGAGCGCGCCCTGTTCGTGATCGATAAAAAGGGCATCATTCGTTACATCGACGTCCACGACATCAACAAGCGGCCCGACCTCGGCCTGCTGCTGGAACAAGTGGAAAAGGCCGCACGGTAG
- a CDS encoding CBS and ACT domain-containing protein, which produces MLVSNWMSKDVVTITADRSMMKASKVMKDKGISRVPVVDGEGRIIGIISDRDIKDASPSKATTLDMHELYYLLSEIKIKDIMTKKVTTIREDETVEKAAVLMLEGNFGGLPVVDDEKRPVGILTDTDVFKVLVDITGVNEGGTQVCLQISNAPGSLLPVIEFLRENNARIMSILTRNEPETVEMKDVYIRIRDMEKPDFKRLQAGMEEKFQVQFWVVDPVHRVV; this is translated from the coding sequence ATGCTGGTGAGTAACTGGATGAGCAAGGACGTAGTGACCATCACGGCGGACAGGTCCATGATGAAGGCCTCGAAGGTCATGAAGGACAAGGGTATCAGCCGTGTGCCCGTGGTTGATGGCGAAGGCCGCATCATCGGAATCATTTCCGACCGTGACATCAAGGACGCCTCGCCGTCCAAGGCGACCACGCTCGACATGCATGAGCTGTACTATCTGCTGTCCGAAATCAAGATCAAGGACATCATGACCAAGAAGGTCACGACCATCCGGGAAGATGAAACCGTTGAGAAAGCGGCGGTTCTCATGCTGGAAGGCAACTTCGGCGGTCTGCCTGTGGTTGATGATGAGAAACGCCCTGTCGGCATTCTCACTGATACGGACGTGTTCAAGGTGTTGGTGGACATCACCGGTGTCAATGAGGGCGGCACGCAGGTCTGCCTGCAAATCTCCAATGCCCCCGGTTCCCTGCTGCCCGTGATCGAGTTCCTTCGGGAAAACAACGCGCGCATCATGTCCATCCTGACCCGCAACGAGCCCGAGACCGTGGAGATGAAGGACGTCTACATCCGCATCCGCGACATGGAAAAGCCCGATTTCAAGCGTCTTCAGGCTGGAATGGAAGAGAAATTCCAGGTCCAGTTCTGGGTCGTGGACCCGGTTCACCGCGTTGTCTAG
- a CDS encoding ABC transporter substrate-binding protein, which yields MALTACNSSDNIHGNRWSAPGVSDTEIRLGSSLALTGHAGYLGTQTLRGAEAYLRHVNDHGGIFGRKILVEAKDDFYDPPHCLANTQRFIIDNEVFALFCYVGTPTTVKVLPLVEEAHIPLIGMFTGANALRQPFNRYVINIRASYYQETEATVRHLVEDLGIRRIAVFYQYDAYGFDGLIGTELALKDFGIEPVARGSYTRGTLDVEEGLERIRKSGAEAVVMVGTYGACARFITLSHDKGYDPIFYNVSFVGAEELARRIGPDSKATVLMSQVVPQPESTGTEEDSAAGQYVTLLKRYFPDDTPSFVGLEGYLNARILVEGLKKAGPNLTREGFIDAIESIRDFKLGPGMSITYGPQDRQGLEQVHFTRLDHGRFMPFSDWESLKGRQGDAQ from the coding sequence CTGGCCCTGACCGCCTGCAATTCTTCGGACAACATCCATGGAAACCGATGGAGTGCGCCCGGAGTATCCGACACGGAAATCCGGCTCGGCTCGTCACTGGCCCTCACCGGACATGCGGGCTATCTGGGCACCCAGACCCTGCGCGGCGCCGAAGCCTATCTGCGCCACGTCAACGATCACGGGGGCATCTTCGGTCGCAAGATACTTGTAGAGGCCAAGGATGACTTCTACGATCCGCCGCACTGCCTCGCCAACACCCAGCGATTCATCATAGATAACGAAGTATTCGCCCTGTTCTGCTATGTGGGCACCCCGACCACGGTCAAGGTGCTGCCTCTGGTGGAGGAAGCGCACATCCCGCTCATCGGCATGTTCACCGGGGCCAATGCCCTGCGCCAGCCCTTCAACCGCTATGTCATCAACATCCGGGCCTCCTACTATCAGGAAACCGAAGCCACTGTCCGTCATCTTGTGGAAGACCTCGGCATCCGGCGCATTGCGGTCTTTTATCAATACGACGCCTACGGATTCGACGGACTGATCGGCACGGAACTGGCGCTCAAGGATTTCGGCATCGAACCCGTTGCCCGCGGGTCTTACACCCGAGGCACGCTGGATGTCGAAGAAGGGCTGGAACGCATCCGGAAATCCGGTGCCGAAGCCGTGGTCATGGTCGGGACCTACGGTGCCTGCGCCCGGTTCATCACGCTTTCCCACGACAAGGGATATGACCCCATTTTCTACAACGTTTCGTTTGTCGGCGCAGAAGAACTGGCCCGACGTATCGGACCGGACAGCAAAGCCACGGTACTCATGTCGCAAGTGGTTCCGCAGCCGGAATCCACGGGAACAGAAGAAGACAGCGCCGCAGGACAATATGTAACCCTGCTCAAGCGGTATTTCCCGGATGACACCCCCAGCTTTGTCGGGCTGGAAGGATACCTCAACGCCCGCATTCTCGTTGAGGGGCTGAAAAAGGCCGGTCCGAACCTGACGCGCGAAGGATTCATCGACGCCATAGAATCCATCCGGGACTTCAAACTTGGCCCCGGCATGTCCATCACCTATGGCCCGCAGGACCGGCAGGGACTGGAACAGGTTCACTTCACCCGCCTCGACCATGGCCGGTTCATGCCCTTCTCGGACTGGGAAAGCCTCAAGGGAAGACAAGGAGACGCACAATGA
- a CDS encoding ATP-binding protein, with translation MSLREKILARFALMGIREKLLFSMLVAILFISAAIALLARYILISSLTHELEMRGKAIAHSVAERGGSYILDNNVPRLLTLIFDETRIHQRKHLISYIFIQDHSGKVLAHTMIRNLPERLLDNELPPGQQDYIKLISLDGQPVYDVAAAINEGLYRIGTVHVGLNKSHIDALVGKLRVAFLGFISAVVLITIFLSSWLTRYITRPIRDLTRVSDEISRGNFDIPPSLCPEEDWDTSRCPAFTNTDLPCWHFDESRTSPASEDVDGEVHRKCAQCAFYRKHEGDEVVQLGDSFRNMVWSIKLYRRRLRESEEKYRSLFDSGPDPIFVVDCETGAIRDANPRARELYNHTKEELIGKSFVDLGPDHNADCLNLFNDGGSSCIYFPKLLHYKKGNEPFFVNMHACPISYRGRHAIIIAVADITEIIEKDAQLIQAGKMKSLGEMSAGVAHEINQPLNAIKMGSEFLSLMQEEGKTVPKEQFVEVVQEISTQVDRAAEIINTLRSFGRKSDIIEEQVNLNQPIEAVLSMVRRQFELDNIRFNLELSEDIPEITAHSNRLQQVVFNLVANARDAINDKCSPHESDCVRRISIRTGSEEQLVFAEIEDSGAGIADGDLHKVFEPFFTTKETGQGMGLGLAITYGIVKDYGGEIRIQSEKDKGTVFRMEFPVAGPRGGSTK, from the coding sequence ATGAGTCTCCGCGAAAAAATCCTCGCCCGTTTCGCCCTCATGGGCATCAGGGAGAAACTGCTTTTCTCCATGCTCGTGGCAATTCTCTTCATCAGTGCCGCCATCGCGCTTCTGGCAAGGTACATTCTCATCAGTTCACTCACGCACGAACTGGAAATGCGCGGCAAAGCCATTGCCCATTCCGTGGCCGAACGGGGCGGCTCATATATTCTCGACAACAACGTCCCGCGTCTTCTGACACTCATTTTCGATGAAACCCGCATCCATCAGCGCAAGCATCTCATCTCGTACATATTCATTCAGGATCATTCCGGGAAAGTTCTTGCCCACACCATGATCCGCAATCTGCCCGAAAGGCTTCTCGACAACGAGCTCCCTCCGGGCCAGCAAGACTATATCAAACTGATCTCACTGGACGGCCAGCCCGTGTACGACGTGGCCGCAGCCATCAACGAAGGACTCTACCGCATCGGCACGGTTCATGTCGGCCTGAACAAGAGTCATATCGACGCACTGGTCGGCAAATTGCGCGTGGCCTTTCTCGGATTCATCTCCGCCGTGGTTCTTATCACCATTTTCCTCAGTTCATGGCTGACCCGGTACATCACGCGGCCCATTCGCGACCTGACAAGGGTCTCGGACGAAATCAGCCGGGGCAACTTCGATATCCCTCCTTCTCTCTGCCCTGAGGAGGACTGGGACACATCACGGTGTCCGGCCTTTACCAATACGGACCTGCCGTGCTGGCACTTTGACGAATCCCGCACCTCTCCGGCCAGCGAGGACGTGGACGGGGAAGTCCACCGCAAGTGCGCCCAGTGTGCGTTCTACCGCAAGCACGAAGGCGATGAAGTGGTTCAGCTCGGCGACTCATTCCGAAACATGGTCTGGTCCATCAAGCTCTACCGCCGCCGCCTGCGTGAATCCGAAGAAAAATACCGCTCCCTGTTCGATTCCGGCCCGGACCCGATCTTTGTCGTGGACTGCGAAACCGGAGCCATCCGCGATGCCAACCCGCGGGCACGGGAACTGTACAATCACACCAAGGAAGAACTGATCGGGAAAAGTTTTGTCGATCTCGGCCCGGATCACAATGCAGACTGCCTGAACCTGTTCAACGACGGCGGCAGTAGCTGCATCTATTTTCCGAAACTCCTGCACTACAAGAAGGGCAACGAGCCGTTCTTCGTCAACATGCACGCCTGCCCCATTTCCTACCGTGGGCGGCATGCCATCATCATTGCGGTTGCGGACATTACCGAGATCATCGAAAAGGACGCCCAGCTCATTCAGGCCGGAAAGATGAAATCCCTTGGTGAAATGAGCGCAGGTGTTGCCCACGAGATCAACCAGCCGCTCAACGCCATCAAGATGGGCAGCGAATTCCTCAGCCTGATGCAGGAAGAAGGCAAAACCGTACCCAAGGAACAATTCGTGGAAGTGGTTCAGGAAATATCGACGCAGGTTGACCGCGCAGCAGAGATCATCAACACACTGCGGTCCTTTGGACGCAAGTCGGACATCATTGAAGAACAGGTCAACCTCAACCAGCCGATTGAAGCGGTCCTGTCCATGGTTCGCCGACAATTCGAACTCGACAACATACGCTTCAACCTTGAATTATCGGAAGATATACCGGAAATCACAGCGCACTCCAACAGACTGCAACAGGTTGTTTTCAATCTGGTCGCCAACGCTCGGGACGCAATCAACGACAAGTGCTCCCCCCATGAATCCGACTGTGTGCGCCGCATCTCCATCCGCACGGGAAGCGAAGAACAACTGGTGTTTGCCGAGATCGAAGACTCGGGGGCGGGCATTGCGGATGGCGACCTGCACAAGGTGTTCGAACCGTTCTTCACCACCAAGGAAACAGGACAGGGAATGGGGCTTGGCCTTGCCATTACCTACGGCATTGTGAAAGACTACGGCGGGGAAATCCGCATTCAAAGTGAAAAAGACAAAGGGACTGTGTTCCGCATGGAATTTCCTGTTGCGGGACCGCGAGGAGGTTCCACCAAATGA
- a CDS encoding response regulator has translation MTEHKEKILVIDDERPTLKMFTLLLSAYGYEILTAENGRDGLELFKKERPGLILTDIKMPLMDGIEVLKEIKQLSPNAEVIVITGHGDMDLAIQALNLDATDFINKPLQREALEHALERATERLAIAKSEEGQVSVEVRPAAVVVGVRGNVTGNTIPHLTEAFAEAKGVGKDVILIDFEENASINGAGITGLSDLLKENRDAGVRVVLAGLSSNFRTVFEMIGITKLADLFDNEDEALRAQ, from the coding sequence ATGACGGAACATAAAGAGAAAATACTGGTCATCGACGACGAGCGCCCCACGCTGAAAATGTTCACCCTGCTGCTCTCGGCATATGGCTACGAAATACTAACAGCAGAAAACGGACGGGACGGGCTGGAACTGTTCAAAAAGGAGCGCCCCGGCCTCATCCTTACCGACATCAAGATGCCCCTCATGGATGGCATAGAAGTTCTCAAGGAAATCAAACAGTTGTCTCCGAATGCCGAAGTCATCGTCATCACGGGACATGGTGACATGGACCTTGCCATTCAGGCGCTCAATCTCGATGCGACCGACTTCATCAACAAGCCGCTCCAGCGGGAAGCTCTTGAGCATGCCCTTGAACGCGCCACCGAACGCCTCGCCATCGCCAAAAGCGAAGAAGGACAGGTTTCGGTCGAAGTCCGCCCTGCCGCCGTGGTCGTGGGTGTGCGGGGCAACGTCACGGGCAACACCATCCCCCACCTGACCGAGGCCTTTGCCGAGGCAAAAGGCGTAGGCAAGGACGTCATACTCATCGATTTCGAAGAAAACGCCTCCATCAACGGCGCAGGCATCACCGGCCTGTCCGACCTGCTCAAGGAAAACCGCGACGCAGGCGTACGCGTGGTGCTGGCCGGCCTTTCAAGCAACTTCCGCACCGTTTTCGAGATGATCGGCATCACCAAACTCGCCGACCTTTTCGACAATGAAGATGAAGCGCTGCGGGCACAGTAA
- a CDS encoding sugar phosphate isomerase/epimerase: MSADPTAQSGPLILLSAGSLFHLPLKLIARIGRDAGFAGMELIMNSPKLTPESGLQAIDDVLPIRSLHAPFRDWADWGGHLASWKATTALANALPQADHITMHPPGSRLANMIQNRWFEKACDLPLLLDAKGRIQFSLENMPWAEHSPFGKDPLDRLMAQCRDKNVGLTYDVCHMGVSGRDVMEAIRKVPTDLLYNIHYSDAKGYTEHLTPGNGDLPLDAFLRHLGSIGYDRYVTLELEPAAFPDDLDGTVAILSTIRQDMQKHLEAGRLAA, from the coding sequence ATGAGTGCGGACCCCACGGCCCAAAGCGGCCCCCTGATCCTGCTCTCGGCAGGCAGCCTGTTCCACCTTCCCCTGAAGCTCATTGCGCGCATCGGACGGGACGCTGGCTTTGCGGGCATGGAACTCATCATGAATTCCCCCAAGCTCACGCCGGAATCCGGCCTGCAAGCCATCGACGACGTATTGCCCATTCGAAGCCTGCATGCGCCGTTTCGCGACTGGGCGGACTGGGGCGGACATCTCGCCTCATGGAAAGCCACCACCGCACTTGCCAACGCCCTGCCTCAGGCGGATCACATCACCATGCACCCGCCCGGATCACGCCTTGCCAACATGATCCAGAACCGCTGGTTCGAGAAAGCCTGCGACCTCCCCCTGCTCCTCGACGCCAAGGGCCGCATCCAGTTCTCGCTGGAGAACATGCCGTGGGCCGAGCACTCGCCCTTTGGCAAGGACCCGCTGGACCGGCTCATGGCGCAATGCCGCGACAAGAACGTGGGCCTCACGTACGATGTCTGCCACATGGGCGTATCGGGCCGCGACGTCATGGAGGCCATACGCAAGGTTCCCACCGACCTGCTCTACAACATCCACTACTCTGACGCCAAAGGGTACACCGAGCACCTCACGCCGGGAAACGGCGACCTGCCGCTGGATGCATTCCTCCGCCACCTCGGTTCGATCGGCTATGACCGTTATGTCACGCTGGAGCTTGAGCCGGCGGCCTTCCCGGACGACCTTGACGGAACCGTGGCGATCCTTTCCACCATCCGGCAGGACATGCAAAAACATCTGGAAGCCGGACGCCTCGCGGCATGA
- a CDS encoding BON domain-containing protein — MKKLLVIITLILAASMSGGCAVIPAIVTTGASMAVPQSASLAITAVGTAHKTVLVAADERHMDDMLSDKITTITAQAVIMAETGTDMEATCLNGDLYVVGEYATPADRDSVIDELQRIKGVKSVKGVLKQMPTSLVALVEPTINDRHAETVIESGLIANLHIKSANVDVEVVQGEAVIVGVVENTEEAQAVTRLVEKLRPQTAHPVKVTSLLAVQDAFDTGAPQPNEMFALMTSSQMLAANTPEAGKPAVTSAASTGRTPDVEPVISEKPSMESLLAIYEPHSRSTWQKARLNMKRRILDIAKAESDPAAKKELITLSTRVLKDKQISIERRLVRTLNRTGNLAVKVHVDNILQDIAPKRTHRIRTLAMN; from the coding sequence ATGAAGAAACTTCTCGTAATAATTACTCTTATTCTCGCGGCCAGCATGTCCGGCGGCTGTGCCGTGATTCCGGCCATCGTGACCACAGGTGCGTCCATGGCCGTACCGCAGAGCGCATCCCTCGCCATCACTGCCGTGGGCACTGCACACAAGACCGTTCTTGTGGCCGCAGACGAACGGCACATGGACGACATGCTCTCCGACAAGATCACCACAATCACGGCGCAGGCTGTCATCATGGCCGAAACCGGAACCGACATGGAAGCCACCTGCCTCAACGGCGATCTCTATGTCGTCGGCGAATACGCCACCCCGGCTGACCGCGACAGCGTCATCGACGAACTCCAGCGCATCAAGGGCGTCAAATCCGTCAAGGGCGTGCTCAAGCAGATGCCCACCTCCCTTGTGGCGCTTGTCGAGCCGACCATCAACGACCGCCATGCCGAAACCGTCATCGAGTCGGGCCTCATTGCCAATCTGCACATCAAATCCGCCAACGTGGATGTCGAGGTGGTGCAAGGTGAGGCCGTCATTGTCGGCGTTGTCGAGAACACCGAAGAAGCACAGGCCGTCACCCGGCTGGTGGAAAAACTCCGCCCGCAGACCGCACATCCGGTCAAGGTCACTTCCCTTCTCGCGGTACAGGACGCCTTTGACACGGGCGCACCACAGCCCAATGAAATGTTCGCCCTGATGACCAGCAGCCAGATGCTCGCGGCAAACACGCCCGAGGCAGGCAAACCGGCGGTAACATCCGCAGCGTCCACCGGACGCACCCCAGACGTCGAACCCGTCATCAGTGAAAAGCCGTCCATGGAGAGCCTGCTCGCCATATATGAACCGCACAGCCGTTCAACGTGGCAGAAAGCCCGGTTGAACATGAAGCGCCGCATTCTGGACATCGCAAAGGCCGAGTCCGACCCGGCTGCCAAAAAGGAACTTATCACGCTGTCCACCCGCGTGCTCAAGGACAAGCAGATATCCATCGAACGCCGTCTGGTGCGGACCCTGAACCGAACCGGCAATCTGGCGGTCAAGGTGCATGTGGACAACATCCTTCAGGATATCGCGCCCAAACGGACGCATCGCATCCGCACTCTGGCCATGAACTGA
- a CDS encoding putative zinc-binding protein: protein MSKKEAPKKLIFSCSGGSDVGELADRTARQLTRDGVGKVFCLASMAAGIEKKVQMAKDADMVLVINACPLDCASKTLAAAGIDWTANVRLTDEGFEKGATPSTPENIDRAVEVCKAVVA, encoded by the coding sequence ATGTCGAAGAAAGAGGCTCCGAAAAAACTCATTTTTTCCTGTTCCGGCGGTTCGGACGTCGGTGAACTGGCAGACCGCACTGCGCGTCAGTTGACGCGGGACGGTGTGGGCAAGGTTTTCTGTCTCGCGTCCATGGCGGCGGGCATCGAGAAGAAGGTGCAGATGGCAAAGGACGCGGACATGGTGCTTGTCATCAATGCGTGTCCCCTGGACTGTGCGAGCAAGACGCTTGCTGCGGCGGGCATCGACTGGACCGCGAACGTGCGCCTGACGGATGAAGGATTTGAAAAGGGCGCGACCCCGTCCACTCCTGAAAACATCGACAGGGCCGTGGAAGTCTGCAAGGCGGTCGTGGCATAG
- a CDS encoding thioredoxin domain-containing protein: MTAENRLIVCSNCRAINRVQQGREAEATCGKCKSKIFEPTPTELVGATFDRHITKGDLPILVDFYSPSCGPCLMMGPQFAEAAKQLYPAMRLAKIDTTAETAISARFNIQAVPTLVIFKNGQEIARQPGAMSAPDIVKWAKQFA; this comes from the coding sequence ATGACCGCTGAAAACCGACTCATCGTCTGCTCGAACTGCCGCGCCATCAACCGTGTCCAGCAGGGCCGCGAGGCCGAAGCCACTTGCGGCAAATGCAAATCAAAAATATTCGAACCGACTCCCACGGAACTGGTCGGCGCGACCTTTGACCGCCACATCACCAAGGGCGATCTGCCCATCCTCGTGGATTTCTACTCGCCCAGTTGCGGCCCCTGCCTCATGATGGGTCCCCAGTTCGCGGAAGCTGCCAAGCAGCTCTATCCCGCCATGCGGCTTGCGAAAATCGACACCACAGCCGAGACCGCCATCTCCGCACGCTTCAACATCCAAGCCGTGCCCACCCTCGTCATCTTCAAGAACGGACAGGAAATAGCCCGACAACCCGGTGCCATGAGCGCCCCCGACATCGTCAAATGGGCCAAGCAGTTCGCTTAA